In one Myxocyprinus asiaticus isolate MX2 ecotype Aquarium Trade chromosome 1, UBuf_Myxa_2, whole genome shotgun sequence genomic region, the following are encoded:
- the ptpmt1 gene encoding phosphatidylglycerophosphatase and protein-tyrosine phosphatase 1: MMSGILARVVFYPTLAYNVVMEKVSTRQWYNRVDQTVILGALPFKSMTEELVQKEKVRGVITMNEEYETKYFCNSAEEWRAVGVEQMRLSTVDITGVPTLDYIHKGVNFALRHREQGTSVYIHCKAGRSRSATIAAAYLIRLHCLTPEEACKMLVSVRPHVLIHSAQLEMLQKYYKQVFGSESS; encoded by the exons ATGATGTCGGGTATTCTAGCTAGAGTTGTATTTTATCCCACACTTGCTTACAATGTTGTCATGGAGAAGGTTTCCACGAGGCAATGGTATAATCGTGTGGATCAGACCGTCATACTTGGTGCGCTTCCGTTCAAGTCAATGACAGAGGAG TTGGTCCAAAAAGAGAAAGTAAGAGGAGTAATTACCATGAATGAAGaatatgaaacaaaatatttctGTAATTCAGCTGAG GAATGGCGAGCTGTAGGCGTGGAGCAGATGAGACTCAGCACAGTGGACATTACAGGTGTTCCCACTCTAGATTACATCCACAAGGGTGTGAACTTTGCCTTGAGACATCGAGAGCAGGGCACCAGTGTCTACATTCACTGCAAAGCCGGCCGTTCACGCAGTGCAACTATTGCAGCTGCATACCTCATCAGG CTTCACTGTTTGACTCCTGAGGAGGCATGTAAGATGCTAGTCTCAGTCCGGCCTCATGTACTGATCCACTCAGCTCAGCTGGAGATGCTGCAGAAGTACTACAAGCAAGTGTTTGGCTCAGAGTCCAGCTAG